The Mus musculus strain C57BL/6J chromosome 2, GRCm38.p6 C57BL/6J genome has a window encoding:
- the Mrgbp gene encoding MRG/MORF4L-binding protein isoform 1 (isoform 1 is encoded by transcript variant 1), translating into MGEAEVGGTGAPGDKGPGEAAPSPAEETVVWSPEVEVCLFHAMLGHKPVGVNRHFHMICIRDKFSQNIGRQVPSKVIWDHLSTMYDMQALHESEILPFPNPERNFVLPDEIIQEVREGKVVIEEEMKEEMKEDVDPHSGADDVFSSSGSLGKALEKSSKDKEKNSSDLGCKEGADKRKRSRVTDKVLTANSNPSSPSAAKRRRT; encoded by the exons ATGGGGGAGGCCGAGGTGGGCGGCACGGGCGCCCCAGGCGACAAGGGCCCAGGCGAGGCAGCCCCGAGCCCTGCTGAGGAGACGGTGGTGTGGAGCCCTGAGGTGGAAGTGTGCCTCTTCCACGCCATGCTGGGCCACAAGCCTGTCG GGGTGAATCGGCACTTCCACATGATTTGTATCCGAGACAAGTTCAGCCAGAATATTGGGCGCCAGGTTCCATCCAAGGTGATCTGGGACCATCTGAGCACTATGTACGACATGCAGGCACTG CACGAGTCTGAGATTCTTCCATTCCCAAATCCAGAGAGGAACTTTGTCCTTCCAGATGAGATCATTCAGGAAGTCCGAGAAG GAAAAGTGGTCattgaagaagaaatgaaggaggagatgaaggaggatGTGGACCCCCACAGTGGggctgatgatg TTTTTTCATCTTCAGGGAGCTTGGGGAAAGCATTAGAAAAATCCAgcaaagacaaagagaagaacTCCTCAGACTTGGGGTGCAAAGAAGGGGCAGACAAGCGGAAGCGCAGCCGGGTCACTGACAAGGTCCTGACTGCCAACAGCAatccctccagccccagtgcTGCCAAGAGGCGCCGCACATAG
- the Mrgbp gene encoding MRG/MORF4L-binding protein isoform 2 (isoform 2 is encoded by transcript variant 2), whose product MGEAEVGGTGAPGDKGPGEAAPSPAEETVVWSPEVEVCLFHAMLGHKPVGKVVIEEEMKEEMKEDVDPHSGADDVFSSSGSLGKALEKSSKDKEKNSSDLGCKEGADKRKRSRVTDKVLTANSNPSSPSAAKRRRT is encoded by the exons ATGGGGGAGGCCGAGGTGGGCGGCACGGGCGCCCCAGGCGACAAGGGCCCAGGCGAGGCAGCCCCGAGCCCTGCTGAGGAGACGGTGGTGTGGAGCCCTGAGGTGGAAGTGTGCCTCTTCCACGCCATGCTGGGCCACAAGCCTGTCG GAAAAGTGGTCattgaagaagaaatgaaggaggagatgaaggaggatGTGGACCCCCACAGTGGggctgatgatg TTTTTTCATCTTCAGGGAGCTTGGGGAAAGCATTAGAAAAATCCAgcaaagacaaagagaagaacTCCTCAGACTTGGGGTGCAAAGAAGGGGCAGACAAGCGGAAGCGCAGCCGGGTCACTGACAAGGTCCTGACTGCCAACAGCAatccctccagccccagtgcTGCCAAGAGGCGCCGCACATAG
- the Ogfr gene encoding opioid growth factor receptor, with the protein MDDPECDSTWEDESEEDGEDGQADDTTDEDTGDDDGDAEEARPSLFQSRMTRYRNWRAMQDMQRYRHNYPDLTDQDCNGDMCNLSFYKNEICFQPNGFLIEDILQNWKDNYDLLEENHSYIQWLFPLREPGVNWHAKPLTLKEVEAFKSSKEVRERLVRAYELMLGFYGIQLEDRNTGAVCRAQNFQPRFHNLNSHSHNNLRITRILKSLGELGLEHYQAPLVRFFLEETLVQHKLPSVRQSALDYFLFAVRCRHQRRELVHFAWEHFKPRREFVWGPRDKLRRFRPQTISRPLMGLGQADKDEGPGDPSQEAGTQGRTCGSGRDLSGDSGTAEDLSLLSAKPQDVGTLDGDQRHEAKSPSPKESKKRKLEGNRQEQVPGEPDPQGVSEVEKIALNLEGCALSPTSQEPREAEQPCLVARVANEVRKRRKVEEGAEGDGVASNTQVQASALSPTPSECPESQKDGNGPEDPKSQVGPEDPKSQVGPEDPKSQVGPEDPKSQVGPEDPKGQVEPEDPKGQVGPEDPKGQVGPEDPKGQVGPEDPKSQVGPEDPKSQVEPEDPKSQVEPEDPKSQVEPEDPKSQVGPEDPQSQVGPEQAASKSLGEDPDSDTTGTSMSESEELARIEASVEPPKP; encoded by the exons ATGGACGACCCGGAATGCGATTCCACCTGGGAGGACGAGAGCGAGGAGGACGGCGAGGATGGCCAGGCGGATGATACGACCGATGAGGACACGGGCGACGATGACGGCGACGCGGAGGAGGCACGGCCAAGCCTGTTCCAG TCTAGGATGACAAGGTACCGAAACTGGCGTGCTATGCAGGACATGCAAAGATACCGGCACAACTACCCG GATTTGACAGATCAAGACTGCAACGGAGACATGTGCAACCTGAGCTTCTACAAAAATGAGATCTGCTTCCAGCCAAATG GCTTTCTCATTGAGGACATTCTTCAGAACTGGAAAGACAACTATGACCTCCTGGAAGAGAATCACTCCTACATCCAGTG GCTGTTTCCCCTGAGGGAACCAGGAGTGAACTGGCATGCCAAGCCCCTCACACTGAAGGAGGTTGAG GCATTTAAAAGCTCCAAGGAAGTCAGAGAGCGTCTTGTCCGGGCCTATGAGCTCATGCTGGGCTTCTATGGGATCCAACTTGAGGACCGGAACACAGGCGCCGTATGCCGTGCACAGAACTTCCAGCCACGCTTCCACAATCTCAACAG ccacagccacaacaATCTGCGTATTACACGCATCCTCAAGTCGCTGGGCGAGCTGGGCTTAGAGCACTACCAGGCACCGCTGGTGCGCTTCTTCCTGGAGGAGACCCTAGTACAGCACAAACTGCCCAGCGTTCGCCAGAGTGCCCTGGACTACTTCCTGTTTGCCGTGCGCTGCCGGCACCAGCGCCGGGAGCTCGTGCACTTTGCTTGGGAGCACTTCAAGCCTCGCCGAGAGTTTGTCTGGGGGCCCCGTGACAAGCTGCGGAGGTTCAGGCCCCAGACTATATCCCGGCCACTGATGGGACTAGGGCAGGCAGATAAAGATGAGGGCCCCGGGGACCCCTCCCAAGAGGCTGGCACCCAGGGTCGGACCTGTGGATCTGGAAGGGACCTGAGTGGGGACAGTGGAACAGCTGAGGATCTCTCACTGTTGAGCGCAAAACCCCAGGATGTGGGAACCTTGGATGGGGACCAAAGGCATGAGGCTAAGTCCCCGAGTCccaaagaaagcaagaagaggaAGTTGGAGGGGAACAGGCAGGAGCAGGTCCCAGGGGAGCCAGATCCTCAGGGTGTCTCTGAGGTAGAGAAAATTGCCCTCAACCTTGAGGGGTGTGCCCTCAGCCCTACCAGCCAGGAGCCCAGGGAGGCTGAACAGCCCTGTCTTGTGGCTAGGGTGGCTAATGAGGTAAGAAAACGGAGGAAGGtggaggaaggagctgagggtgATGGAGTAGCCAGTAACACTCAAGTGCAGGCCAGTGCCCTGTCTCCTACCCCTTCAGAGTGTCCTGAGTCCCAAAAGGATGGGAATGGGCCAGAGGACCCCAAAAGCCAGGTGGGGCCAGAAGACCCCAAAAGCCAGGTGGGGCCAGAGGACCCCAAAAGCCAGGTGGGGCCAGAGGACCCCAAAAGCCAGGTGGGGCCAGAGGACCCAAAAGGCCAGGTGGAGCCAGAGGACCCAAAAGGCCAGGTGGGGCCAGAAGACCCAAAAGGCCAGGTGGGGCCAGAGGACCCAAAAGGCCAGGTGGGGCCAGAGGACCCCAAAAGCCAGGTGGGGCCAGAGGACCCCAAAAGCCAGGTGGAGCCAGAGGACCCCAAAAGCCAGGTGGAGCCAGAGGACCCCAAAAGCCAGGTGGAGCCAGAGGACCCCAAAAGCCAGGTGGGGCCAGAGGACCCCCAAAGCCAGGTGGGGCCAGAGCAAGCTGCCTCTAAGAGCCTGGGGGAGGATCCTGACTCTGACACTACAGGAACCTCAATGAGTGAGTCAGAGGAGTTGGCAAGGATTGAGGCCTCTGTTGAACCCCCAAAGCCTTAG
- the Ogfr gene encoding opioid growth factor receptor isoform X1, producing the protein MARRMIRPMRTRATMTATRRRHGQACSRMTRYRNWRAMQDMQRYRHNYPDLTDQDCNGDMCNLSFYKNEICFQPNGFLIEDILQNWKDNYDLLEENHSYIQWLFPLREPGVNWHAKPLTLKEVEAFKSSKEVRERLVRAYELMLGFYGIQLEDRNTGAVCRAQNFQPRFHNLNSHSHNNLRITRILKSLGELGLEHYQAPLVRFFLEETLVQHKLPSVRQSALDYFLFAVRCRHQRRELVHFAWEHFKPRREFVWGPRDKLRRFRPQTISRPLMGLGQADKDEGPGDPSQEAGTQGRTCGSGRDLSGDSGTAEDLSLLSAKPQDVGTLDGDQRHEAKSPSPKESKKRKLEGNRQEQVPGEPDPQGVSEVEKIALNLEGCALSPTSQEPREAEQPCLVARVANEVRKRRKVEEGAEGDGVASNTQVQASALSPTPSECPESQKDGNGPEDPKSQVGPEDPKSQVGPEDPKSQVGPEDPKSQVGPEDPKGQVEPEDPKGQVGPEDPKGQVGPEDPKGQVGPEDPKSQVGPEDPKSQVEPEDPKSQVEPEDPKSQVEPEDPKSQVGPEDPQSQVGPEQAASKSLGEDPDSDTTGTSMSESEELARIEASVEPPKP; encoded by the exons ATGGCCAGGCGGATGATACGACCGATGAGGACACGGGCGACGATGACGGCGACGCGGAGGAGGCACGGCCAAGCCTGTTCCAG GATGACAAGGTACCGAAACTGGCGTGCTATGCAGGACATGCAAAGATACCGGCACAACTACCCG GATTTGACAGATCAAGACTGCAACGGAGACATGTGCAACCTGAGCTTCTACAAAAATGAGATCTGCTTCCAGCCAAATG GCTTTCTCATTGAGGACATTCTTCAGAACTGGAAAGACAACTATGACCTCCTGGAAGAGAATCACTCCTACATCCAGTG GCTGTTTCCCCTGAGGGAACCAGGAGTGAACTGGCATGCCAAGCCCCTCACACTGAAGGAGGTTGAG GCATTTAAAAGCTCCAAGGAAGTCAGAGAGCGTCTTGTCCGGGCCTATGAGCTCATGCTGGGCTTCTATGGGATCCAACTTGAGGACCGGAACACAGGCGCCGTATGCCGTGCACAGAACTTCCAGCCACGCTTCCACAATCTCAACAG ccacagccacaacaATCTGCGTATTACACGCATCCTCAAGTCGCTGGGCGAGCTGGGCTTAGAGCACTACCAGGCACCGCTGGTGCGCTTCTTCCTGGAGGAGACCCTAGTACAGCACAAACTGCCCAGCGTTCGCCAGAGTGCCCTGGACTACTTCCTGTTTGCCGTGCGCTGCCGGCACCAGCGCCGGGAGCTCGTGCACTTTGCTTGGGAGCACTTCAAGCCTCGCCGAGAGTTTGTCTGGGGGCCCCGTGACAAGCTGCGGAGGTTCAGGCCCCAGACTATATCCCGGCCACTGATGGGACTAGGGCAGGCAGATAAAGATGAGGGCCCCGGGGACCCCTCCCAAGAGGCTGGCACCCAGGGTCGGACCTGTGGATCTGGAAGGGACCTGAGTGGGGACAGTGGAACAGCTGAGGATCTCTCACTGTTGAGCGCAAAACCCCAGGATGTGGGAACCTTGGATGGGGACCAAAGGCATGAGGCTAAGTCCCCGAGTCccaaagaaagcaagaagaggaAGTTGGAGGGGAACAGGCAGGAGCAGGTCCCAGGGGAGCCAGATCCTCAGGGTGTCTCTGAGGTAGAGAAAATTGCCCTCAACCTTGAGGGGTGTGCCCTCAGCCCTACCAGCCAGGAGCCCAGGGAGGCTGAACAGCCCTGTCTTGTGGCTAGGGTGGCTAATGAGGTAAGAAAACGGAGGAAGGtggaggaaggagctgagggtgATGGAGTAGCCAGTAACACTCAAGTGCAGGCCAGTGCCCTGTCTCCTACCCCTTCAGAGTGTCCTGAGTCCCAAAAGGATGGGAATGGGCCAGAGGACCCCAAAAGCCAGGTGGGGCCAGAAGACCCCAAAAGCCAGGTGGGGCCAGAGGACCCCAAAAGCCAGGTGGGGCCAGAGGACCCCAAAAGCCAGGTGGGGCCAGAGGACCCAAAAGGCCAGGTGGAGCCAGAGGACCCAAAAGGCCAGGTGGGGCCAGAAGACCCAAAAGGCCAGGTGGGGCCAGAGGACCCAAAAGGCCAGGTGGGGCCAGAGGACCCCAAAAGCCAGGTGGGGCCAGAGGACCCCAAAAGCCAGGTGGAGCCAGAGGACCCCAAAAGCCAGGTGGAGCCAGAGGACCCCAAAAGCCAGGTGGAGCCAGAGGACCCCAAAAGCCAGGTGGGGCCAGAGGACCCCCAAAGCCAGGTGGGGCCAGAGCAAGCTGCCTCTAAGAGCCTGGGGGAGGATCCTGACTCTGACACTACAGGAACCTCAATGAGTGAGTCAGAGGAGTTGGCAAGGATTGAGGCCTCTGTTGAACCCCCAAAGCCTTAG
- the Ogfr gene encoding opioid growth factor receptor isoform X2, whose translation MRYHKADSETMPFPGKNNIPWLEDNPLICSQYPLVTELFPLREPGVNWHAKPLTLKEVEAFKSSKEVRERLVRAYELMLGFYGIQLEDRNTGAVCRAQNFQPRFHNLNSHSHNNLRITRILKSLGELGLEHYQAPLVRFFLEETLVQHKLPSVRQSALDYFLFAVRCRHQRRELVHFAWEHFKPRREFVWGPRDKLRRFRPQTISRPLMGLGQADKDEGPGDPSQEAGTQGRTCGSGRDLSGDSGTAEDLSLLSAKPQDVGTLDGDQRHEAKSPSPKESKKRKLEGNRQEQVPGEPDPQGVSEVEKIALNLEGCALSPTSQEPREAEQPCLVARVANEVRKRRKVEEGAEGDGVASNTQVQASALSPTPSECPESQKDGNGPEDPKSQVGPEDPKSQVGPEDPKSQVGPEDPKSQVGPEDPKGQVEPEDPKGQVGPEDPKGQVGPEDPKGQVGPEDPKSQVGPEDPKSQVEPEDPKSQVEPEDPKSQVEPEDPKSQVGPEDPQSQVGPEQAASKSLGEDPDSDTTGTSMSESEELARIEASVEPPKP comes from the exons ATGAGATACCACAAAGCAGACTCAGAAACGATGCCATTTCCTGGCAAGAACAACATTCCTTGGCTTGAGGACAACCCACTGATCTGCTCCCAGTATCCTCTTGTCACGGA GCTGTTTCCCCTGAGGGAACCAGGAGTGAACTGGCATGCCAAGCCCCTCACACTGAAGGAGGTTGAG GCATTTAAAAGCTCCAAGGAAGTCAGAGAGCGTCTTGTCCGGGCCTATGAGCTCATGCTGGGCTTCTATGGGATCCAACTTGAGGACCGGAACACAGGCGCCGTATGCCGTGCACAGAACTTCCAGCCACGCTTCCACAATCTCAACAG ccacagccacaacaATCTGCGTATTACACGCATCCTCAAGTCGCTGGGCGAGCTGGGCTTAGAGCACTACCAGGCACCGCTGGTGCGCTTCTTCCTGGAGGAGACCCTAGTACAGCACAAACTGCCCAGCGTTCGCCAGAGTGCCCTGGACTACTTCCTGTTTGCCGTGCGCTGCCGGCACCAGCGCCGGGAGCTCGTGCACTTTGCTTGGGAGCACTTCAAGCCTCGCCGAGAGTTTGTCTGGGGGCCCCGTGACAAGCTGCGGAGGTTCAGGCCCCAGACTATATCCCGGCCACTGATGGGACTAGGGCAGGCAGATAAAGATGAGGGCCCCGGGGACCCCTCCCAAGAGGCTGGCACCCAGGGTCGGACCTGTGGATCTGGAAGGGACCTGAGTGGGGACAGTGGAACAGCTGAGGATCTCTCACTGTTGAGCGCAAAACCCCAGGATGTGGGAACCTTGGATGGGGACCAAAGGCATGAGGCTAAGTCCCCGAGTCccaaagaaagcaagaagaggaAGTTGGAGGGGAACAGGCAGGAGCAGGTCCCAGGGGAGCCAGATCCTCAGGGTGTCTCTGAGGTAGAGAAAATTGCCCTCAACCTTGAGGGGTGTGCCCTCAGCCCTACCAGCCAGGAGCCCAGGGAGGCTGAACAGCCCTGTCTTGTGGCTAGGGTGGCTAATGAGGTAAGAAAACGGAGGAAGGtggaggaaggagctgagggtgATGGAGTAGCCAGTAACACTCAAGTGCAGGCCAGTGCCCTGTCTCCTACCCCTTCAGAGTGTCCTGAGTCCCAAAAGGATGGGAATGGGCCAGAGGACCCCAAAAGCCAGGTGGGGCCAGAAGACCCCAAAAGCCAGGTGGGGCCAGAGGACCCCAAAAGCCAGGTGGGGCCAGAGGACCCCAAAAGCCAGGTGGGGCCAGAGGACCCAAAAGGCCAGGTGGAGCCAGAGGACCCAAAAGGCCAGGTGGGGCCAGAAGACCCAAAAGGCCAGGTGGGGCCAGAGGACCCAAAAGGCCAGGTGGGGCCAGAGGACCCCAAAAGCCAGGTGGGGCCAGAGGACCCCAAAAGCCAGGTGGAGCCAGAGGACCCCAAAAGCCAGGTGGAGCCAGAGGACCCCAAAAGCCAGGTGGAGCCAGAGGACCCCAAAAGCCAGGTGGGGCCAGAGGACCCCCAAAGCCAGGTGGGGCCAGAGCAAGCTGCCTCTAAGAGCCTGGGGGAGGATCCTGACTCTGACACTACAGGAACCTCAATGAGTGAGTCAGAGGAGTTGGCAAGGATTGAGGCCTCTGTTGAACCCCCAAAGCCTTAG